The DNA window GAGCTTTGCCACGGGCGGCGGCGTACCCAATAGTTGGCAGTGGCCCGAGGAATTCACCCCCGAGGATTTGCCGCCGACACCGAGCGCGGAAGCCCAATTTCTCGAGCGCACCCTATTTCTAAAAACAGTATCCCTACTCCAACCGCTTTTCCTAGACGAACTGTTACTTGTCAATCGCGCCTTGCGCTGCGAGCATTTTGCGGCTGGAGAGATTCTGTGCGCGGCGGGAACGATGGGGCGCGGGCTGCATATTGTTTGGCGAGGCAAAGTCGAGATCGCACCAACGCCTTCTACAGAAACGCTTGCCGCCAGAGCGCACGGAGAATCCGCTCTTTCGGTTCTCGAACCGACGGAGATCGAAGTATTGCCGTATCTGAAACCGGGGCAATTTTTTGGGGAGATGACGCTGCTGGACGATACCCCTTTAAGTTTCAATGCGATCGCGCGATCGCATTGTACGATTTTAACCCTTTCAAAAGGCGATTTCAGCGCCCTCGTAGACCTTTATCCGCGATTGTTAATGGGATTATCCAATCATTGATATTGTAGACTTCACCCTCATTCATCCAAAGCGCGAATATCGCTCACATCGGGACAGCGATAGAGTTTTAGACCGTAACCGTTAATGTTAGGAAAAGAGTTGGACTGGGCGATACAATCGTGGAGATCGATAGGAGCCTGAAAATTGACCAACCACAGATCCAGCGATCGCGGCATTGTTTTCAGAACGCGCGTCAGCGTTTCCGTTGCTACCGTTGAGTTTTTTTCGGGTTGATGGGCAAGCAAGAAATTCGTTTTTTGAGCAATTTCTGTATTTTTTAACTCCCACGCCAATCCCATCATTTCTCCCACTTGGACTAAGGTTTCATGAGTTGTGGCAATTAAGACAGACTCTGCGGCTGCCGACTGTTCGAGGAAGGGCAGAGCGAGATCGGGGCGATAATACTTTTGATAGCCCCAATTACAAACAACGGTAATTGCACTCAAGAAACCGACCAACCAAACTATCGCAACGGTACGTTTTCCATTCCCACCGATCGCGCGATGGCGAGGCGGTTTGAGGCGATCGGAACGTTCCAAACTCGCCCCCAAGTCTCCATATTGCCAGCAAGCCGCCAAACTGCCGCCTAACAGTAAAATTGCCCCCGGAAAATAGACGAAACTATAGCGCGCGCCGCGCGTAATATCGATGCCTTTTAAATAGGTAACGGCAAAAAAGATCGCGATCGCGCCTGCCACAAACGCTAAAGCAACCCGCAATCCTAAATGATAGTTTGGGTGTCGTACCTGCATTTTTGCGCCCCAAACTAAAATCGGCACAACCCAACAAAAATAGGCAAACATCAAAATTCCCGACACCACCACTACGGCTAAAAAGGGCGATTCTACTGGCAATAAATACAGCATCGTAATAACCGACGCACCCAATTGAAAGATCGGGTTAATCAGTCCCAAAAAACTGCGATTATCCTGACGAATCCAAGCCGTCATCGTACTTCCATAGTTATCGGGCAGGACAAAATGCAGCCAAGCTAAGATAAAAAGTCCCGTCCCCAATCCGGTTAAACCCAAACGATAGAGATTATTTTTAAAGAGTAAAAACAGTCGCGTTTGTCGATCGCCCCTCGAACTTTTGAAAGCGCGCGAACTCAAACTTGTCGCTTGGCGGGCGTGGGTATTTGACTTGACGCGCCGCCACAAGATTGCCAGCAAAACTGCTAGCGCGATCGCTTCGGCTCCCAATGCCAGAACGAAAAAGTAGTGCGAGCAAAAGCCGAGGATATTCGCCACAATCCAAAGGGCGATTAGTCCCATCGGAATCGTCGAACCGCGCCAAAGGTACTTAATCGCCGCTGTGAGACACAAGAGCGAAGAAATGACAAAAAGAATGGCGAGCGTATAATGGCGGGCTTCCTGAGCGATGTAGATGCCGTAGGGAGAGACTGCCATGAGCGCGGCGACAACATGGGCGATCGCGATCGAACCGAAGGCAACGCGCGCCAATAGGTACATCGCGGGGATGGAAAGAACGCCCAACAGAGCAGGGAGCGATCGCGCCACCCAAACCGAGATATAATGCCCCATCGGAAACAACTTCATCCAGAAGTGCGCCAGCAGAAAATACAGCGGCGGATGGTTATCTTCGTGCAGCAGATGTGAGATAACATCGCCCGCAGTTCCCCCAAAATTCGTTTGGAGCGGTTGCAGCAGCGTTGTCAGCGCGATCGCTTCGTCGGTGGGAACCCCTCGAAAGCTATTTCCCAAGCTAAACACCAACGTTGCAAACTCGTCCGTCCAAGGCGGTTTTGCCGACAGCAGCGTAAAGCGCAAGAGCGCGCCAATTCCAATCCATACCAGTAGTAAAGGCCAAGTTGAAGCGCGCTGCATCGGTGCAAGCAAGCGTTTGGGGGTGGGAGCGAGCAACTTGGATAACTGCATGGGAGTGGGAAAGATGTTGTCCTGGAGCTTCTAATTGTGGAACAAAGTTTCCTTAGCCGCAAGCCAATCTTCAGTGTATCGAGAATCCGTTAATTTCGGTTTTTAAGGGCTTCAAGTTCGCTAGGGCGGTTTTTCCGGGAGAGTTTTAAGGCATGGCCGCCGCGATCGCTGAAAATGGGTAGGAGAAGAAATAAGTAGGGCTTGGGCGAATAATCTTGTCAATTATTCACCCAAGCCCTAGATAAGTCCCGTACTGTGGAACCAACATTCCTGTAATCCCTTTGACGATCGAAAGCTATTTATCGGACGGGGATTTCAAGGCGAAAGTTCTATGCAGTTTCAATTTTAATTGAGTCTTACTGACCCCGCATTTTTTCCGACCAAACGCGAGTTGGCAGTCCCCAAACATAAATGAAGCCTTCCGCCGCTTTATGGTCGAATTGGTCTTCTGCACCGTAGGTAGCCAAGTCGGTTGCATAGATAGAATTTTCCGATTTGCGTCCGACAATTTTGGCACTGCCTTTAAACAACTTGACGCGCACGGAACCCGTAACTCGTTCCTGCGTTTGGTCGATAAACGCATCGAGAGCGGTTTTTAAGGGGGAGTACCACAACCCTTGGTAAATTAAACGGCTGTAGGTGTCCTCAATGCTGCGTTTGTATTGGGTAACATCGGCAGTCAGCGTCAAGCTTTCTAAGTCGCGGTGGGCGTGGATGAGGACGAGGAGAGCGGGCGTTTCGTAGATTTCGCGCGATTTAATCCCGACGAGACGATTCTCGATCATATCGATGCGTCCGACTCCGTGTTTGCCCGCGAGGTCGTTTAACTGGGAGATGAGGTCAACAGGGTCGAGGGTTTGTCCGTTGAGGCTGACGGGAATGCCGCGCTCGAAGCCGATTTCGATGTATTCGGGTTCGTCGGGCGTATCTTCTACGGCTTTGGTTAAAATAAAGACTTCTTCGGGGGGTTCTTCCCAGGGATCTTCGAGAATTCCCGCTTCGATCGCGATTCCGAGTAAGTTGCGATCGATACTATAGGGGGAAGACTTTTTCACGGGGGTGGGAATGCCGAAGCGTTCGCCGTAAGCGATGGTTTCTTCGCGACTCATTCCCCATTCCCGCGCGGGGGCGAGAACTTTCAGTTCGGGATGAAGGGCGAGGATAGACACCTCAAAGCGAACTTGGTCGTTCCCTTTGCCGGTACAACCGTGGGCGACGGCATCCGCGCCGTAGGCGGCAGCGGCTTCGACGAGCATCTTGGCAATTAAGGGACGCGCGAGGGCGGTAGAGAGGGGATAACGGTCTTCGTAGAGGGTATTGGCTTTAATAGCGGGAAAGGCGTAGTCTTTAACGAAGCTTTCGCGTCCATCGACGACGAGAGAAACCGATGCGCCAGATTTTAAGGCTTTTTCTTTAATCGGGCCGAGTTCATCTCCTTGACCGAGGTCGGCGGCGAGGGTAATGACTTCCTCAACGCCCCACTCTTGCTTGAGATAGGGAATGCAAACGGAGGTATCGACTCCCCCGGAGTAGGCTAAAACAACTTTGCGTGCGCGACCCATTCAGTGTGACCTCAAAAAACGAAACAATCGGCTATTGTATCTGAATTTTTCATTTACGTCCGATTTCGTTGTGTCTAAACTGAATTTGCGTCTGATGGGAATTCCTCGAAGCCCTAGGAGCCAGGAAAATAACGCATAATTTCAGTGGAGGGCTACAGAAAGCCCGCGCTCTATGCGTCAGCATGAGCGTCGGGTAGTTTACTGTATGATGAAGATACTCTGAGTTGAGAGAAAAAATGTGAGTTTGCGGCGATCGCTAAATTTTTTAGGCAACCTGGGTAATACCAGTCACCAGTTTGCTGTAATTGGTTTGGGACGTTTTGGGAGAGCCGTCTCTTCTGAGTTACATCGCATGGGCTACGATGTATTGGGGACGGATATTGATGAAAAGCTGGTCGCTCAAGTTTTGAGCCAGCGGATGGCTGCCCACGCTATCCAATTGGACTCGACCGAACCGCTGGCGTTGAAGGAAGCAGGGATTTTTGAGTTCGATACGGTCATTGTCGCGATCGGAAATTACTTGCAACAAAGTATTATTACGACGTTGAATTTGAAAGAAGCGGGAGTTCCTCACGTTGTTGCGAAAGCATCTACGGAAATTCACGGAAAATTACTGGAAAGGGTTGGAGCCGACCGCGTAGTTTACCCGGAAGCCGAGGCGGGGTGCAATTTAGCGCGAGCGCTTACCCGACCTTCAGTGCTGGATAATTTTGACTTAGACCCCGAACATAGTATTGTCGAAGTGTTAGTTCCGGAGGAGTTTCACGGAAATACGATCGCGGAATTGCAACTTCGCAGCCGTTATGGTTTAACGTTATTAGCGATCGGTAGCGAAGATAAGCATTTCCAAATTAACCCCCTTCCCAACCAACGCCTCGATAAAGGGATGGCAATGGTGGTTTTGGGGGCCAATAAAGATATTAATAAGTTGCTCGATTAGCGCTTGTGCGAGGGATTTCGCTTGTACGTCGCCACTAACAGCAGCGCTATCGCGCTTAACCCGACTATAGCGCCCGGTTCTGGTACGGATGCGGCATTGAGCGGATTATTGGGCTTATTCAACTGTTCCTTACCATCTTCTACTTTACGCTCGAAGCGATCGCTCGAGGCTTCCGCTTCGGCAAGTAACTTGCGCTGTTCGTCGTTAACCAGGACAATCATGGACGAGTAAGGCGTAACGATGCCCTGGGTTTTCGCGATCGCGTGAATCGCATCCAACGCCTTCACCTGTTTTCCATCCGTCTCCCGACTCAGCGCCCGCACCAACACCCGCGCCGCCAGCGGTGCAAAATCTTCCCCAGCAGGCGTTTGCGAAATCTCAAAAGAAACGGGCTTCACCTTGACATTTTGTTTGTCTTGTGTACTGTCTCCACCGCTTGCCAACTTTTCTACCTGCCAAACATAACCATCGGCAACAAAAATTGGCAACTTCGCGATCGCAGACTTTTGCAGCTTCTCCGCGATCGCAAGGCGTTCCAAAACGGCTGCTAAATCCGTTGCCGCCCCGCCGTTGCTATCCTGAATCGCCTTCAGCATCCCATCATCGTAAGCAGGTGCGAGGTTATCTAAATGCACCACCCAGAGGGGCGCAGTCGGAACCGGCACTTCCCCCTTATCTTTGGAAAGTTCGTAACTGCCCTCATCGGTAATCAAGAAAATGCCGTCGTAAGTCGTACTTCCTTGCAAACTCGCAAACTGCCGCAGCATTTCTTTTAACGGCAACGTCCCGTAAAACGTTAGCTTGCGCGGCTCGAATGACTGCAAATGGTCGAGACGTTGCGGTTGTCCGCCCGTCGCCGTCGTAAGGTATAAATCGGCATCGTTATTGGTTGGATTATTATCGGCGAAACCTTGTTGCTTCAACCAATCCAACGTTTTTTGTAAGGCTGCCCCTTGACGGCTCATACTGTACGACGTATCGAGAACGATAGCCAAGCGTTTATTCTCCGGTGTAACGCGCTCCGATTCATTCAAACCTTTCGCCGCGACGCGATAGCCATTTAACGTTACCTGCTGCACCTGTTTCGGCGCTGAACCAGCAGCCGGTAGAAAGGCTTCCAACCAATCCTTATCGAATCCCCTCACTGCCTTGCCATTCCGCAGGCGTTCGGTGCGATCCGTCCAGAAAATATTGCGCTGTTCTGCCAAATCCGGCAGCGCCCAACCCTTTTCGTCGCGCATCACTTGATAAGTCATCCAGAGGTGCATTTCCGTCGGGCGCGTCACCGCTTCTCCCCGCCGCATTCGGTCTCGTTCCCAAGCGGCGAGTTTTGCCGGAACGGGGAAGGCACGCAGGCGATATTGGCGCGGCCCGACTTGTTCCAAGAGGGCGGGGTCTACCGGGCGCGGGCGGTTAACTTGGGAGTTATAAACCTTTTGGGCTGCACCGCGCGGCGAAACTTGGAAGGGAAAGCGCTTGCTTAAATCAGCGCTATCGCCCAACCAAACGCCCGTTAAAACCGCACTTTCTGGCAGCGAAAACGAATAGAAAATTTCTTCGACATCAAACGTTTGGTTGTTATAGACTTCGTGAAGTTCGACTTCAGCATAATCGCCTCGTTCTTTGACGCTAACGGCTTGTTTGGCCAGCCAA is part of the Oscillatoria sp. FACHB-1406 genome and encodes:
- a CDS encoding argininosuccinate synthase is translated as MGRARKVVLAYSGGVDTSVCIPYLKQEWGVEEVITLAADLGQGDELGPIKEKALKSGASVSLVVDGRESFVKDYAFPAIKANTLYEDRYPLSTALARPLIAKMLVEAAAAYGADAVAHGCTGKGNDQVRFEVSILALHPELKVLAPAREWGMSREETIAYGERFGIPTPVKKSSPYSIDRNLLGIAIEAGILEDPWEEPPEEVFILTKAVEDTPDEPEYIEIGFERGIPVSLNGQTLDPVDLISQLNDLAGKHGVGRIDMIENRLVGIKSREIYETPALLVLIHAHRDLESLTLTADVTQYKRSIEDTYSRLIYQGLWYSPLKTALDAFIDQTQERVTGSVRVKLFKGSAKIVGRKSENSIYATDLATYGAEDQFDHKAAEGFIYVWGLPTRVWSEKMRGQ
- a CDS encoding NAD-binding protein, with the protein product MSLRRSLNFLGNLGNTSHQFAVIGLGRFGRAVSSELHRMGYDVLGTDIDEKLVAQVLSQRMAAHAIQLDSTEPLALKEAGIFEFDTVIVAIGNYLQQSIITTLNLKEAGVPHVVAKASTEIHGKLLERVGADRVVYPEAEAGCNLARALTRPSVLDNFDLDPEHSIVEVLVPEEFHGNTIAELQLRSRYGLTLLAIGSEDKHFQINPLPNQRLDKGMAMVVLGANKDINKLLD
- a CDS encoding TIGR02921 family PEP-CTERM protein; this encodes MKPFLELAYFASFWLWNLTFLSVVYVGILPFIFIPLVQAVFSGEIQSEFLISALGIILTPTICTLIGAIKFRRQPLELLRLFYGVEAPLFLLFLVRSFVLRELTPASHLVLGTVLVCVAAFAVELLVGYLGVFPKNREIVYFPAWEPTSVTGRKAQRFLPWVQVALHVLMLVVGLYVGAVLLFYALPVAAWFLKAFFSFQWLSGFWWQLTHYFFSALWFIPTFAIFFAISITLFVGMPSMLAGLYVHSGQRILRAFGAQYGRMRALQMLLGVLTAWTALYIAFQNQPQTQVFKLLEPPPQTDAQRQTLLTKSEDIRSGLLNAYLSPYRYLGTWKESNQIRVMYRSIFGFPEPMVQGIQNAYNTLASPFLYQGDRADDKKASQLYEQFFDTPIQKGERKSILRALKSTVILDDAKAGVLNIGQQKVWLAKQAVSVKERGDYAEVELHEVYNNQTFDVEEIFYSFSLPESAVLTGVWLGDSADLSKRFPFQVSPRGAAQKVYNSQVNRPRPVDPALLEQVGPRQYRLRAFPVPAKLAAWERDRMRRGEAVTRPTEMHLWMTYQVMRDEKGWALPDLAEQRNIFWTDRTERLRNGKAVRGFDKDWLEAFLPAAGSAPKQVQQVTLNGYRVAAKGLNESERVTPENKRLAIVLDTSYSMSRQGAALQKTLDWLKQQGFADNNPTNNDADLYLTTATGGQPQRLDHLQSFEPRKLTFYGTLPLKEMLRQFASLQGSTTYDGIFLITDEGSYELSKDKGEVPVPTAPLWVVHLDNLAPAYDDGMLKAIQDSNGGAATDLAAVLERLAIAEKLQKSAIAKLPIFVADGYVWQVEKLASGGDSTQDKQNVKVKPVSFEISQTPAGEDFAPLAARVLVRALSRETDGKQVKALDAIHAIAKTQGIVTPYSSMIVLVNDEQRKLLAEAEASSDRFERKVEDGKEQLNKPNNPLNAASVPEPGAIVGLSAIALLLVATYKRNPSHKR
- a CDS encoding glycosyltransferase family 39 protein, whose translation is MQLSKLLAPTPKRLLAPMQRASTWPLLLVWIGIGALLRFTLLSAKPPWTDEFATLVFSLGNSFRGVPTDEAIALTTLLQPLQTNFGGTAGDVISHLLHEDNHPPLYFLLAHFWMKLFPMGHYISVWVARSLPALLGVLSIPAMYLLARVAFGSIAIAHVVAALMAVSPYGIYIAQEARHYTLAILFVISSLLCLTAAIKYLWRGSTIPMGLIALWIVANILGFCSHYFFVLALGAEAIALAVLLAILWRRVKSNTHARQATSLSSRAFKSSRGDRQTRLFLLFKNNLYRLGLTGLGTGLFILAWLHFVLPDNYGSTMTAWIRQDNRSFLGLINPIFQLGASVITMLYLLPVESPFLAVVVVSGILMFAYFCWVVPILVWGAKMQVRHPNYHLGLRVALAFVAGAIAIFFAVTYLKGIDITRGARYSFVYFPGAILLLGGSLAACWQYGDLGASLERSDRLKPPRHRAIGGNGKRTVAIVWLVGFLSAITVVCNWGYQKYYRPDLALPFLEQSAAAESVLIATTHETLVQVGEMMGLAWELKNTEIAQKTNFLLAHQPEKNSTVATETLTRVLKTMPRSLDLWLVNFQAPIDLHDCIAQSNSFPNINGYGLKLYRCPDVSDIRALDE